In one Arenibacter antarcticus genomic region, the following are encoded:
- a CDS encoding M16 family metallopeptidase yields MKYIAKRTIKIIFIHLLFIQFVWADMGIAIQDTIPIDPSIRYGRLPNGFTYYIKNVPHTQKVLMDLYVKVGAYHQNPDQMDYAHAIEHLAFSTADHFPGHLRNNVKRLSQLGINLKDNGGNTGHIYTVYNFNIPINNNDALDMGLQWFRDISDLKLTTTAINGEKGVLRQEIMYGVGHRLDEFFLEKKLQSKLFPCNQDYSNLLEHNISFSPQSLIEFYKKWYRPDRMGLIITGNIKDMDAVENHVKERFSNIPIVKPPPQINTDCRLNYLQGPSRFVALGRKQNGNDMDKKSVEIYLYTRDKETLSLKNTREGLQRRLVWSAIASMFNSRISEDKRISGGVLYPPEPYSPFYQIVHSVIDNTEQQKIQNTIQLLQQVKTKGFTPEEWEDARKTILRRLGNTNSATYWKEQMANHFVYHEALPENKKKYLKQWLIGLSLKDINLYAGKYLSEIPNDIGIIAPTGHRILSISESKIREWIRQAIDISLIKDIPLVEKAIKPLISDEQVGSLKEVGYAKKNANIIGVNEFLLDNGVKVVIHNNKLSGRLKDRILIHGFSPKGALCFPEVDYFSAINAPLIVKTEGIGGLSGTELQDFISKHNIYLNHYIDPLETGIKVDGTLSNLENMLQLVYLYHTKPKKIDKKNFERWKQIERKWYINPSINPVGIDFSVLMGEVLNDKSMVLKGGTKRFSGISKTDKDRAFEIYIDLFENASDFTFILSGDFSRKSVLPLIQKYLGNLSNNMITTCDSSVIGQIKLNKGPQYHEFLTDKMKTSYLMKSVKYMLRFISKAEDSMDWKERIRVVALGRLINFRLNKFRYENGGALYNFSAHGVYNRYLESYSLGIYLDCTQQELEWLRQESKNLISEIKENGFNHQEFEEVFKNDLSLWYINGKGFTQKEIYGHYRYNDKLINKKEQDDFMKSLTLKDIQRTAIQYLKDDFMIEFIMRDSTNP; encoded by the coding sequence ATGAAATATATAGCAAAACGAACTATCAAGATAATTTTTATACACCTATTATTTATACAATTTGTGTGGGCAGATATGGGAATAGCAATTCAAGATACCATACCTATAGACCCGAGTATTCGATATGGGCGTTTGCCCAACGGTTTTACGTATTATATAAAGAATGTTCCCCATACCCAAAAGGTATTAATGGATCTATATGTAAAAGTTGGGGCCTATCATCAAAACCCTGATCAAATGGATTATGCACATGCCATAGAGCACTTAGCTTTTAGTACTGCAGACCATTTCCCCGGACATTTGAGAAATAACGTGAAGCGATTATCTCAATTAGGAATAAATTTAAAAGACAATGGAGGTAATACTGGACATATATATACCGTATATAACTTTAATATTCCTATTAATAATAATGACGCCCTGGACATGGGATTACAGTGGTTTCGAGATATTTCAGATTTAAAGCTTACAACTACTGCCATAAATGGAGAAAAAGGGGTTTTAAGACAGGAAATAATGTATGGTGTTGGACATAGATTGGATGAGTTTTTTCTAGAGAAAAAACTTCAATCAAAATTATTCCCATGTAATCAGGATTATTCCAATCTCTTAGAGCATAATATTAGTTTTTCGCCCCAATCGCTGATTGAATTTTATAAAAAGTGGTATCGACCAGATCGAATGGGATTGATCATTACGGGGAATATAAAAGATATGGATGCTGTTGAGAATCATGTTAAGGAACGCTTTTCAAATATCCCTATTGTTAAACCACCTCCTCAAATAAATACTGATTGTCGTTTAAATTATCTACAAGGCCCTAGCCGATTTGTGGCGTTGGGAAGGAAACAAAATGGAAACGATATGGACAAAAAGTCAGTAGAAATATATTTATATACGCGGGATAAAGAGACTCTGAGTTTAAAAAATACAAGGGAAGGATTACAACGGAGATTGGTATGGTCCGCTATTGCCAGTATGTTCAATTCTAGAATTTCTGAAGACAAACGAATTTCTGGAGGAGTTCTTTATCCCCCCGAACCATATTCTCCTTTTTATCAAATTGTACATTCTGTAATTGATAATACCGAGCAGCAAAAAATTCAGAATACCATACAGTTATTGCAACAAGTCAAAACCAAAGGTTTTACTCCAGAAGAATGGGAGGATGCTAGGAAAACTATACTGCGGCGACTGGGAAATACCAATAGTGCAACATACTGGAAGGAGCAAATGGCCAATCATTTTGTATATCACGAAGCTTTGCCAGAAAATAAAAAGAAGTATTTAAAACAGTGGTTAATAGGTCTATCTTTGAAAGATATAAATTTATACGCTGGTAAATACCTATCGGAAATCCCTAATGATATCGGTATTATTGCCCCAACAGGACACAGGATCTTATCTATTTCAGAGTCTAAAATACGGGAATGGATACGGCAAGCTATAGACATCTCACTGATTAAAGATATTCCTTTGGTAGAGAAGGCTATTAAGCCGTTAATATCCGATGAACAGGTTGGATCTTTAAAAGAAGTCGGATATGCTAAAAAAAACGCCAATATTATTGGTGTTAATGAGTTTTTGTTGGATAACGGGGTTAAAGTTGTTATACATAATAATAAATTGTCTGGGCGGTTAAAAGACCGGATACTTATACATGGTTTCAGTCCAAAAGGAGCATTATGTTTTCCCGAAGTAGACTATTTTTCTGCCATAAATGCACCTTTAATTGTTAAAACTGAGGGAATAGGGGGGTTGAGTGGAACAGAGCTCCAAGATTTTATTTCCAAACACAATATTTACTTAAATCACTATATCGATCCACTGGAGACAGGGATTAAGGTAGATGGAACCCTGAGTAATCTAGAAAATATGCTGCAATTGGTATATCTGTATCATACCAAGCCAAAAAAAATTGACAAAAAAAACTTTGAACGTTGGAAGCAAATTGAACGTAAGTGGTACATAAATCCTTCAATAAACCCTGTTGGGATTGATTTTAGTGTACTCATGGGCGAAGTTTTAAACGATAAATCAATGGTACTAAAAGGGGGGACTAAACGATTTAGTGGTATTTCCAAAACTGATAAGGACCGTGCTTTTGAGATATATATTGACCTATTTGAAAATGCATCGGATTTCACTTTTATCCTTAGCGGAGATTTTTCCAGAAAATCGGTATTACCCTTAATACAAAAATACCTAGGCAACCTATCCAATAATATGATTACCACTTGTGATTCTTCTGTCATAGGACAAATAAAATTGAATAAAGGGCCACAATATCATGAATTCCTCACAGATAAAATGAAGACATCCTACTTAATGAAAAGTGTTAAATATATGCTTCGATTTATAAGTAAAGCGGAGGATTCAATGGATTGGAAAGAACGTATTCGAGTAGTGGCACTCGGGAGATTGATTAATTTTAGATTGAATAAGTTTCGTTATGAAAATGGAGGGGCGTTGTATAACTTTTCAGCTCATGGCGTTTACAATAGGTATCTGGAATCTTATAGTCTCGGTATATACCTGGATTGTACACAACAAGAATTGGAGTGGCTACGACAGGAAAGTAAAAATTTGATTTCAGAGATAAAGGAAAATGGTTTTAACCATCAGGAATTTGAAGAAGTATTCAAAAATGATTTATCTCTTTGGTATATAAATGGCAAAGGATTCACACAAAAAGAAATCTATGGACATTATAGGTATAATGACAAGCTAATCAATAAAAAGGAGCAAGATGATTTTATGAAATCACTAACGTTGAAAGATATCCAAAGAACTGCAATCCAGTATTTAAAAGACGATTTTATGATTGAGTTTATTATGCGAGATAGTACGAATCCTTAG
- a CDS encoding RagB/SusD family nutrient uptake outer membrane protein, with the protein MRKCTKIIIGVITFLYLFMLSACEDFVDISTPNFQIVSENVFADDETAIAAVTGIYNQLVNADFSKGFQNSVTVLGGMSADIIEPIKTVHTKYGPFWQNEISIMDTPDALANLKLWSSAYNIIYLANSVLEGLANSSSITEPTRYHLQGQVLFLRAFTYFYLTNLYGDVPLLLTTDYKSNAHSSRNPTAQVWEQIATDLDKAILFLEEVVDYPSEKRTRVNQFTVMALRARVYLYQENWIKAEELSSQVISQTGTYEILNDLDQVFLANSHEAIWQISPVGRVGGRTTFEASIFIRYSIIPGVLVVGDVRLSKDFIEEMEVADKRQIHWVGEEVNKSGEIANYYSYKYKTYYAPEQDIPEYSMVLRFAEQYLIRAEARAMQNKLSEAITDVDKLRQRAGVVLLADTNPGIGKEALLYEIMKERKKELFAEWGHRWMDLKRTRKASEILSPIKPLWQNTDIWYPIPEEERVKNPNLTQNGGY; encoded by the coding sequence ATGAGAAAATGTACTAAAATAATTATTGGGGTGATAACCTTCCTATACCTTTTCATGCTATCTGCCTGTGAGGATTTTGTGGATATAAGTACCCCAAATTTTCAGATTGTCAGTGAAAATGTTTTTGCGGACGATGAAACAGCCATTGCTGCAGTAACAGGAATATATAACCAGTTAGTGAACGCTGATTTTTCGAAAGGATTTCAAAATTCCGTTACGGTATTGGGGGGGATGTCGGCGGATATTATAGAGCCAATAAAAACAGTCCATACAAAGTATGGGCCATTTTGGCAAAATGAAATATCTATAATGGATACTCCCGATGCCCTAGCAAACCTCAAACTTTGGAGCAGTGCCTATAATATAATCTATTTGGCGAACAGTGTGTTGGAAGGGTTGGCCAATTCTTCTAGTATAACAGAACCTACTAGGTATCATTTGCAGGGACAGGTATTGTTCCTACGAGCATTCACTTATTTTTATTTGACAAATCTCTACGGGGATGTACCTTTGCTATTGACCACGGATTATAAAAGTAATGCCCATTCTTCAAGGAATCCCACAGCGCAGGTATGGGAACAAATAGCTACCGATCTTGATAAGGCGATCTTATTTTTGGAAGAAGTAGTGGACTATCCTTCAGAAAAACGTACCCGCGTAAACCAATTCACCGTAATGGCGCTACGGGCACGGGTATATCTCTATCAAGAGAATTGGATCAAAGCGGAAGAGTTGAGTAGCCAGGTAATATCCCAAACTGGTACCTATGAAATCTTGAATGATTTAGATCAGGTATTTCTAGCCAATAGCCATGAGGCCATATGGCAGATATCGCCCGTAGGAAGAGTAGGAGGAAGAACTACTTTCGAGGCATCTATTTTTATCAGATATTCTATTATACCTGGCGTTCTAGTAGTTGGGGATGTACGATTAAGCAAGGATTTTATTGAAGAAATGGAGGTTGCAGACAAGCGACAGATACATTGGGTAGGTGAGGAAGTAAATAAAAGCGGAGAAATTGCAAACTACTATTCCTATAAATATAAAACTTATTATGCTCCAGAACAGGATATTCCTGAATATTCTATGGTGCTCCGTTTTGCTGAACAATACTTGATAAGGGCAGAGGCCCGAGCAATGCAAAACAAACTTTCCGAAGCAATAACCGATGTTGATAAGTTACGCCAAAGAGCAGGTGTAGTATTGCTCGCCGATACAAATCCGGGAATAGGAAAAGAAGCCTTGTTATATGAGATAATGAAGGAACGAAAGAAAGAACTGTTTGCCGAATGGGGTCATCGTTGGATGGATCTGAAACGCACGCGAAAGGCTTCCGAAATATTATCGCCAATAAAACCATTATGGCAAAATACGGATATCTGGTATCCTATACCTGAAGAAGAGCGAGTCAAAAACCCAAATCTGACACAAAATGGGGGATATTGA
- a CDS encoding tyrosine-protein kinase family protein: protein MKESPYLSEEFEEDDSFHLKEQLLKYLGYWPWFLGTVIIALLVAFFYLKYATVTYQSVAKIRIIDESKELNIGTDAMSLLSGKSRINLDNEIEVLKSYRLLKQVVEDLQLDVNYYIQGNIRTTQIWNSPFSLTKHNASDSIAKAKTYTIKLEASSFSISEKDGKSYYSSYESAMETVPGLPFVITINEGISINDYENITYKVVVKPIKQATMALTSQLQVQSTNKNSDILSLSLIGESTPRSEAILNTIIEKFNQDGILDRQLVSKRTLDFIDDRFIYLTQELDSIEGDKKSFKQQNNLSYIEADAGITLQKKSANEEETFTLETQIALSKLLQETLATEQAFSLLPADIGLKNSGINSLVGDYNGLVLERDKMVASAGENNPTLLVINSQLQRAKQNILQTVSSYQQQLKVSMAQLRQEKQLAGASFSKIPEKEQLLRAIERQQSIKENLFLLLLQKREEAAISLAVTAPSIKLIDYALTSNIPVAPKKSVIMAGALLLGLLLPFGFLYIRFSLNTKINDRTDLERANPEIPVLGEIPFLEDHKTFLDTNDRSILAESFRILSTNINYMLPNKEKGDGQIIYVTSTIKDEGKSLVAFNLSLAFSSIGKKVLLVGADLRNPNIHQHFDRPKESLGLSDYLYDPEMDWKNIVYKGYKDIENHSVCFSGSIPPNAPQLLSGDGFEKFINIVKHEYDYIIVDTAPTMLITDTLLISQFADLTLFVVRSGHTDKRLLDFSKDLNKSKKLKNMGYLLNEVGIKRSRGYGYSYNYGYGYGYDEEGKTPLPWYKRWK, encoded by the coding sequence ATGAAAGAATCCCCATACCTATCGGAAGAATTTGAAGAGGACGACTCCTTTCACCTAAAAGAGCAACTTTTAAAATACCTGGGTTACTGGCCCTGGTTCTTAGGTACCGTAATTATAGCCTTACTGGTAGCATTTTTCTACCTCAAATATGCTACAGTAACTTACCAATCCGTGGCTAAAATCAGGATCATAGACGAATCCAAGGAACTGAACATCGGTACAGATGCCATGTCCCTCCTCAGTGGAAAATCCCGAATTAATTTGGACAACGAAATTGAGGTCTTAAAATCCTATCGCCTTCTAAAACAGGTAGTCGAAGATTTACAGTTAGATGTAAACTACTATATTCAGGGGAATATCCGAACAACCCAGATTTGGAACTCTCCATTTAGCTTAACAAAACATAATGCATCTGATAGTATAGCTAAAGCAAAAACATATACCATAAAGCTTGAAGCTTCTTCCTTTTCCATTAGCGAGAAGGACGGAAAATCCTATTATTCAAGTTATGAGAGTGCCATGGAAACCGTTCCAGGGCTGCCCTTTGTTATTACAATTAATGAAGGTATCAGTATAAATGACTACGAAAACATTACCTATAAGGTAGTTGTAAAGCCCATAAAGCAAGCTACAATGGCTTTAACCAGTCAACTACAAGTCCAATCTACAAATAAAAACAGTGATATTTTATCTCTCTCGCTTATTGGGGAAAGTACGCCCCGTTCAGAAGCGATACTCAATACCATAATTGAGAAATTTAATCAAGATGGTATCCTAGACCGTCAATTGGTCTCCAAACGTACCTTAGATTTTATAGATGACCGCTTTATCTACCTTACCCAAGAGTTAGATTCTATTGAAGGCGATAAAAAATCTTTTAAACAGCAGAACAACCTTTCCTATATTGAGGCCGATGCAGGGATTACCCTGCAAAAGAAATCAGCCAACGAAGAGGAAACCTTTACATTGGAAACGCAGATTGCCCTTTCCAAACTCCTTCAGGAAACATTGGCAACCGAACAGGCCTTCAGCCTTCTACCAGCCGATATTGGTTTGAAAAATTCTGGTATCAATAGCCTAGTGGGTGATTATAATGGTCTTGTTCTAGAACGTGATAAGATGGTCGCTAGTGCCGGGGAAAATAACCCCACGCTACTAGTGATCAACAGTCAGTTGCAACGTGCCAAGCAAAATATTCTGCAAACGGTAAGCAGTTACCAGCAGCAGTTAAAAGTTTCTATGGCGCAATTGCGACAGGAGAAACAACTTGCCGGTGCTTCCTTCTCCAAAATTCCTGAAAAAGAACAGCTGTTACGGGCCATAGAACGCCAACAGAGTATTAAAGAAAACCTTTTCCTTTTACTATTGCAAAAAAGGGAGGAAGCCGCCATTAGTTTAGCGGTAACCGCTCCGTCTATCAAATTGATAGATTACGCCCTAACGTCCAACATTCCCGTAGCTCCTAAAAAGTCGGTAATAATGGCTGGGGCTCTCCTTTTAGGGCTTTTACTGCCCTTTGGTTTCCTCTACATCCGTTTTTCGCTAAACACCAAAATTAACGATCGCACAGATTTGGAACGTGCAAATCCCGAGATTCCCGTCTTGGGAGAAATCCCATTTTTGGAAGACCATAAAACATTTTTGGATACCAATGACCGCTCCATTTTAGCAGAATCCTTTAGGATCTTGAGTACCAATATTAATTATATGCTCCCAAATAAGGAAAAGGGAGACGGACAGATAATTTATGTGACCTCTACCATTAAAGACGAAGGGAAATCCTTGGTGGCCTTTAACCTTTCCCTGGCCTTTAGTAGTATTGGCAAAAAAGTATTGCTAGTAGGTGCAGATCTTAGAAATCCCAATATCCACCAGCATTTTGATAGGCCAAAAGAATCTCTTGGGCTCTCAGACTACCTTTACGACCCAGAAATGGATTGGAAAAATATTGTGTATAAGGGCTATAAGGACATAGAGAACCACAGTGTATGCTTTAGTGGTAGTATCCCTCCTAACGCTCCACAACTATTGTCTGGTGATGGCTTTGAGAAATTTATCAATATTGTAAAACATGAGTACGACTATATTATTGTAGACACCGCCCCTACCATGTTAATTACCGATACGCTTTTAATTTCACAATTCGCAGATCTTACCCTCTTTGTAGTTCGATCTGGACATACAGACAAGCGTTTATTAGATTTCTCTAAAGATTTAAACAAATCTAAGAAACTAAAAAATATGGGCTACCTGTTAAACGAGGTAGGCATTAAGCGTTCTAGAGGCTATGGCTACAGCTACAACTACGGGTATGGCTACGGCTATGACGAAGAAGGCAAAACGCCCTTGCCATGGTATAAGCGCTGGAAATAG
- a CDS encoding helix-turn-helix domain-containing protein — protein sequence MDQFEDKERLTRIFQVLIGIAMGKFYHRIERTNKKDELEALSALVNIVAEELQDSFLHQGYINLNDSYMQLVHMVFFLDKQSYIVYINEDVQLLLNFEREDLLNTPFVKILHKDSIKTWKDHKKNRSSNGALERNLRLNFMTKDGLELAEFCKVILVPKGAHPKARLMLITSDIVKNKTKLEGKFQQQLLRDIHHPKPGSGNSNYKRNFLSIADIENIRAIGTYLRHHFEKEALSLKDLALNFGTNEFKLKRGFKELFGMTVFKFLKNERLKNAYISVRNTQESFKLIAQQNGFRNASHFSREFKARYGYTPSELRKNS from the coding sequence ATGGATCAATTTGAAGATAAGGAAAGGCTGACGAGAATATTTCAAGTTTTAATTGGAATTGCCATGGGGAAGTTCTACCACCGGATTGAACGGACCAATAAGAAGGATGAGCTTGAAGCGTTGAGCGCTCTGGTAAATATCGTCGCAGAAGAATTACAGGATTCCTTCTTGCACCAAGGATATATTAACCTAAACGATTCCTATATGCAATTGGTCCATATGGTGTTTTTTCTGGACAAGCAATCCTACATTGTCTATATAAACGAGGATGTACAACTATTATTAAATTTTGAGCGAGAGGATCTTTTGAACACACCTTTCGTGAAAATCCTTCACAAAGATTCCATAAAAACCTGGAAAGATCATAAAAAAAACCGTTCTAGTAATGGTGCTTTAGAAAGGAATCTGAGATTAAATTTTATGACCAAAGACGGTCTGGAGCTGGCTGAGTTTTGCAAAGTAATACTAGTACCCAAAGGAGCTCATCCCAAAGCAAGATTAATGCTTATCACTTCAGATATAGTTAAAAATAAAACTAAACTTGAAGGTAAGTTTCAACAACAACTTTTAAGGGATATCCACCATCCTAAACCAGGGTCTGGAAACAGTAATTATAAAAGAAACTTTTTAAGTATTGCAGATATAGAAAATATCAGGGCGATAGGTACCTATCTAAGGCACCACTTTGAAAAAGAGGCTTTATCACTTAAGGATTTGGCCCTTAATTTTGGGACCAATGAATTTAAATTGAAACGTGGGTTCAAGGAACTTTTTGGAATGACGGTCTTTAAGTTCTTAAAAAATGAACGCCTTAAGAACGCCTACATTTCGGTAAGGAATACCCAAGAATCCTTTAAACTTATCGCGCAACAGAACGGATTTAGAAACGCCTCCCATTTTTCTAGGGAATTTAAGGCTAGGTATGGGTATACCCCAAGCGAACTCAGAAAAAATTCCTGA
- a CDS encoding DUF6520 family protein: MKKLKLILPIMAFIFAIALSFAFNNVINNADYWYEVAPGNRVPIDVDCPGTLNDCKVQFINENGDPISPEYTVFPTESGGTPLKTNSLDPILIVQ; this comes from the coding sequence ATGAAAAAGCTAAAATTAATCTTACCGATAATGGCATTTATATTTGCCATTGCACTGTCTTTTGCTTTTAATAATGTAATCAACAATGCTGATTATTGGTATGAAGTAGCACCAGGGAATCGCGTGCCCATTGATGTAGACTGCCCTGGGACATTAAACGATTGCAAAGTTCAATTTATTAATGAAAACGGCGATCCGATAAGCCCAGAATATACAGTATTCCCAACAGAATCTGGAGGCACCCCTCTGAAAACCAATAGCTTAGACCCTATTTTAATAGTTCAATAA
- a CDS encoding GIY-YIG nuclease family protein produces the protein MKPSYVYILKCSDNSYYTGVTSNLNKRLLDHKSGIHIDSYTYSRRSLELVYFAEFTDINLAIQTEKQIKKWSRAKKEALINNEYEKLPNLAKKKF, from the coding sequence ATGAAACCATCCTACGTCTATATTCTTAAATGCTCCGATAATTCTTATTATACAGGGGTTACCTCAAATTTAAACAAACGTCTATTAGATCATAAGTCAGGAATCCATATCGACAGCTACACGTATTCTAGGAGATCGCTTGAATTAGTATATTTTGCAGAATTCACGGATATAAATTTGGCAATACAAACAGAAAAACAAATTAAAAAATGGTCAAGAGCCAAAAAAGAAGCGTTGATCAATAACGAGTATGAAAAGTTGCCCAACCTGGCCAAAAAGAAGTTTTAA
- a CDS encoding MauE/DoxX family redox-associated membrane protein, which translates to MKWQQKHTWILLEIISLVFILLFAYAGLTKLLEGHLFYDNIRNSPVFGGEKIAYISSWFVPIAEIMTALLIVWRKTRLIGLYGALSLMILFTIYTVAIVFFSPYTPCSCGGVISLLSWEQHLVFNVVFLGLALLGSILSHKERKKWPHPESYS; encoded by the coding sequence ATGAAATGGCAACAAAAACATACATGGATACTTTTAGAAATCATCAGTTTGGTGTTTATTTTACTATTCGCTTATGCCGGGTTGACCAAACTTTTGGAAGGACATTTGTTCTATGACAATATTAGAAATTCGCCGGTTTTTGGCGGAGAGAAGATTGCTTATATTTCCTCCTGGTTTGTTCCGATAGCTGAAATTATGACCGCATTATTAATCGTTTGGCGTAAAACCAGATTAATTGGGCTTTATGGAGCATTGAGCCTTATGATCCTATTTACCATTTATACTGTAGCCATTGTATTTTTCAGTCCCTATACTCCCTGTTCCTGTGGAGGCGTGATCTCTCTATTATCCTGGGAGCAGCATTTAGTCTTTAACGTGGTATTCCTAGGATTGGCGCTGTTGGGTAGTATACTCTCTCATAAAGAGCGAAAGAAATGGCCCCATCCTGAATCTTATAGTTAA